The Plasmodium knowlesi strain H genome assembly, chromosome: 4 genome window below encodes:
- a CDS encoding ribonucleoside-diphosphate reductase large subunit, putative has translation MADSAKRLPLTVDNADMKKIPSGRVSDDGIKRTPSGKPIQTMYVLNRKGEEEDISFDQILKRIQRLSYGLHELVDPARVTQGVINGMYSGIKTCELDELAAQTCAYMATTHPDFSILAARITTDNLHKNTSDDIAEVAEALYMYKDVRGRPASLISKEVYDFMIQHKDRLNKEIDYTRDFNYDYFGFKTLERSYLLRINGKIIERPQHLLMRVSIGIHIGDLEKALETYHLMSQKYFTHATPTLFNSGTPRPQMSSCFLLCMKSDSIEGIFETLKQCALISKTAGGIGVAVQDIRGQNSYIRGTNGISNGLVPMLRVFNDTARYVDQGGGKRKGSFAVYIEPWHSDIFEFLDLRKNHGKEELRARDLFYAVWVPDLFMKRVKENQNWTLMCPNECPGLSESWGAEFEKLYLKYEEEGMGKKTVLAQDLWFAILQSQIETGVPYMLYKDSCNAKSNQKNLGTIKCSNLCCEIIEYTSPDEVAVCNLASIALCKFVDVDKREFNFKKLYEITKIITRNLDQIIERNYYPVQEAERSNKRHRPIGIGVQGLADTFMLLRYPYESDSAKELNKRIFETMYYAALEMSMELAQIYGPYETYQGSPASQGILQFDMWNVKVDNKYWDWDKLKEKIKKHGLRNSLLLAPMPTASTSQILGNNESFEPYTSNIYYRRVLSGEFFVVNPHLLKDLFDRGLWDEDMKQQLIAHNGSVQYISEIPNDLKELYKTVWEIKQKNIIDMAADRGAFIDQSQSLNIYIQKPTFAKLSSMHFYGWEKGLKTGAYYLRTQAATDAIKFTVDTQVAKNAAKMKNEEGVAITREVSRETISTESTVTQNVVCPLRRNKDDQCLMCSG, from the exons ATGGCAGACAGCGCGAAGAGACTACCACTCACAGTGGACAACGCggatatgaagaaaattccaTCGGGGCGAGTATCCGACGACGGAATTAAGAGAACCCCCTCGGGAAAACCAATACAGACCATGTATGTGTTaaatagaaaaggagaagaagaagatattTCATTTGATCAGATATTGAAGAGGATACAGAGATTGTCGTACGGATTGCACGAATTAGTAGACCCTGCGAGAGTAACCCAAGGAGTGATCAACGGGATGTACAGCGGAATTAAGACTTGTGAATTAGACGAACTAGCAGCGCAGACATGTGCGTACATGGCTACCACACACCCAGATTTCTCCATCCTAGCAGCCAGAATTACCACAGATAATCTTCACAAAAATACCAGTGATGATATAGCAGAAGTAGCAGAAGcgttgtatatgtataaggaTGTTAGAGGAAGACCAGCCAGTCTGATCAGCAAGGAAGTATACGATTTCATGATTCAACACAAGGATAGACTAAACAAGGAAATTGATTACACACGAGATTTCAATTATGATTACTTTGGATTCAAAACCTTGGAAAGATCCTACCTCCTTCGAATAAATGGAAAGATTATTGAGAGACCACAACATCTACTGATGAGAGTATCCATCGGTATCCATATTGGAGATCTGGAAAAAGCGTTAGAGACGTACCATCTGATGTCTCAGAAGTATTTTACGCACGCAACACCTACCTTGTTCAATTCTGGCACACCAAGACCCCAAATGTCTTcatgttttctcctttgcatGAAATCAGATTCGATTGAAGGCATTTTCGAGACTCTAAAACAGTGCGCCCTGATTAGCAAAACAGCTGGTGGTATTGGAGTAGCAGTACAGGATATTAGAGGACAAAATTCTTACATTAGAGGAACGAATGGAATATCCAACGGATTAGTACCAATGCTGAGAGTGTTTAATGATACAGCTAGATATGTAGACCAAGGTGgcggaaagaggaagggatcTTTCGCAGTGTATATCGAACCGTGGCATTCAGATATTTTTGAGTTTTTGGATCTTCGTAAAAATCATGGGAAGGAAGAACTAAGAGCTAGAGATCTTTTCTATGCTGTATGGGTACCTGACCTTTTTATGAAGAGAGTAAAGGAAAACCAAAATTGGACTTTGATGTGCCCGAATGAATGTCCAGGGTTAAGTGAGTCATGGGGTGCAGAATTCGAAAAGCtatatttaaaatatgaGGAGGAGGGTATGGGTAAAAAAACAGTACTAGCACAAGATCTATGGTTTGCTATTCTGCAGAGTCAGATAGAAACAGGGGTTCCGTACATGCTGTATAAGGATTCTTGTAACGCGAAGTCGaatcaaaaaaatttagGTACGATAAAATGTAGTAACCTGTGTTGTGAGATCATTGAATATACATCACCAGACGAAGTGGCCGTATGTAACTTGGCTTCTATCGCGTTGTGCAAATTTGTCGATGTAGATAAAAGGGAATTCAATTTTAAGAAGCTGTacgaaattacaaaaattattactCGGAACTTGGACCAAATAATTGAAAGGAATTACTACCCTGTTCAGGAAGCTGAGCGATCGAACAAGAGACACAGACCTATAGGTATAGGAGTACAGGGATTGGCAGACACCTTCATGCTACTTAGATACCCATATGAATCAGATTCTGCAAAAgaattaaataaaagaattttcGAAACAATGTATTATGCTGCTCTGGAGATGTCCATGGAATTGGCACAAATATACGGACCTTACGAAACCTATCAGGGTAGTCCAGCTAGCCAGGGAATTCTTCAGTTCGATATGTGGAATGTGAAGGTGGATAATAAGTATTGGGACTGGGATAaactgaaagaaaaaataaagaaacacGGATTGAGAAATTCGCTTCTTTTAGCTCCAATGCCTACTGCTTCGACGTCACAGATTCTTGGCAACAATGAGTCCTTTGAACCATACACGAGTAACATTTACTACAGGCGGGTTCTGAGTGGAGAATTTTTTGTGGTGAACCCCCACTTATTGAAGGACCTCTTCGATCGTGGTCTGTGGGATGAGGACATGAAGCAACAGCTGATTGCACACAACGGAAGCGTGCAATATATTAGCGAAATCCCCAACGACTTGAAGGAGCTCTATAAAACTGTTTGGGAAATCAAGCAGAAGAACATCATTGATATGGCGGCCGATCGAGGCGCCTTCATTGACCAG TCCCAGTCGTTGAACATATACATTCAGAAGCCCACCTTCGCGAAGCTCTCCAGTATGCACTTCTACGGATGGGAGAAGGGGCTGAAGACAGGCGCCTATTACCTGAGAACGCAGGCCGCGACGGACGCAATAAAATTCACGGTGGACACGCAAGTGGCGAAGAATGCCGCGAAGATGAAGAACGAAGAGGGAGTAGCCATCACGAGGGAAGTGTCCAGGGAAACCATTTCGACCGAGTCCACTGTCACACAGAATGTGGTGTGCCCACTCCGCCGCAACAAGGACGATCAGTGCTTGATGTGCTCGGGCTGA
- a CDS encoding SICAvar, type I — protein MSSESTRSGASSGGLLGKWIEALLKNGGSPPTNPKDITDELRKSLLEAWEILKKWLMDQESNEIGRMCDGEVERRASLGDRNMRQHYLKVLCTGVAEIKYFINGVKTERDRPESGTDKTEPTVEALDAAKSYARCIVGAVALSEIYGDHCKLREVVGTVESEVDAKLMKHLEAHAGGRVMNKCEGMNPIALMLGKALLQEKIKQWTQEKRDAKRGKGEGWRVGILRERMGRYCTRKNNPPADKLQAKREQSLQENKGSMVSFLGMKEDDKKDRTGGLGIADLLADIDGKYKLTEKDLGKALKSGVQGDGTFQVDKAIENLTNASEAKLTEECMKDSSKESFCERLKCAEKHWELTKQQSNNDKFWDNYVNDELRNLFNWGTDINSRTARDNCDKGDSLNSANKEACKHITAKLEVMYRKASGKHQLSDQIIHCLMLKAYAEKLKEQAKQKGYCDIQPGITKAFSAADDIKEQHCINKELCIVCNLDDYDKLKDCPIDKNKGDKVKSKVESMLNTNRKTQDPKIEQTLAEFNKDNSLCERIQCAVNWYKDTKTSGQDELWTTHVQQLWTELSAAMTQKGTAEKEECKTLQDGSTASPSEKTACKYLHAGLKHLYTTSPTGDVLKNNQSLRQAMGCFLLHSYAKIMKEKAICNIEKGISRAFELGKKLSNDSNNANCSGAKGPCVPCKWDENILSTCKINTNGSADPDSKVEDKLKGIVKENNDAVVAAAHKMNEVKDLCDRVQCISERWLKQKQASNGKSGQPLTKRDWKDAWEEVKKEAATLGGALKEATSNEEKKKKVESFCSSIKDDKDGKEACLLIAAGLRNLYDIEDKGNNSVDASFQRTMRCVLLNAIADKMRKKLPCREERSVLEGIDKAFENSAKIKESNGCRDDKCFTCERFRGYKNCAIRENSTELEITPLKKKIDPLLNENKDASSSSSSSLTVESLTRTICGGQCKKMGSLCGRAQCAGEQWLEDRGKDKDQQTDRKEMWTEVQKEVTNLVTKVSDNGGRDTDTDSLCDSVQCPNDGAADCVSKTTCKLIVKALKDIHQIKKEDGSAFEGVKLNDRIFKSTMRCVALNAFIHTLKEHARKGGYGCAVEKGIKEAFLKGEEQNNLNKWCKDNGNEVGSCEPCEERLCFGTKIGKDDKLWSKVMEKLNTDSTIINTKIQPTLSEIKERVTLCDRVNCIAKWYHKKKGQGKGQEKFWKEEVKALWDELAGAMKTDGGNGTSGNGCNQMDDNGINSTRDATNPEKTACNYLHAALKQLYEPNASLSTGNSGILSKEHPSFRRTMGCFLLHAYAKKMKDEAKCEIEAGIKKAFKIREDLIANGKCTNSNGSCIQCKWDENLDKCNVTIDKTSVNVKTKVDPILKVDEQNMKTVIENINKMQTLCDYIRCAGPRWFKNGMQGTTNKSWCDFWEKDVKTALEMMFEKIDSDGKENDNAACNDFGDGNKHSVERKACNHIAAGLNYINNIQGIDNGQSNPTAKEDDKFFKQSMMCAALNFYADQIIKKSQDKCPIDEIKIIEMFIYWNANNKTSCPNSGSGGSNNNCFVCDRVKDSDFNCKLSVDSSLISTTPPSPRSGQNCPSNDDKKEVQKQMNELLDKESKVGGTLSTINKMTTFCSELQCAAKQYGKIKKGTGPNRTVTWNNIEGDAKGVLKELIQHMTKEQSQSDVHKYCNNDTEWSKLGHKQSKTNKAACLLFAAGLKHIYGRPNGQKKGPVNGPSFEQTMGCLFLKEYAKQLKEMAEEQKKYKVHPKCSVDEGINHAFNESENIMKSVLPQCDKNGSNNSCFVCTQNDYNNCQIGNTNVKTKVESIFQDEPNKNHMEKTLENTVCPILLTDLLTPFLPLAPVSIGLSAMAYYLWKYFGPLGKGGPRFRRSPAEILGPSVQEQVLDHVQQDSSHEYRLVKERKPRSAPTRTKRSGPVNRRTIIEIHFEVLDECQKGDTQLNQKDFLELLVQEFMGSEFMEEEQVPKEEVLMEGVPMESIPLEQVPMERVPSLGSGLLV, from the exons ATGTCATCAGAATCAACAAGGTCGGGTGCCAGTAGCGGTGGACTGTTGGGGAAGTGGATAGAGGCATTATTGAAGAATGGGGGTTCGCCTCCGACGAATCCTAAAGACATTACG GATGAATTGAGAAAGAGTTTGTTAGAAGCATGGgagattttgaaaaaatggttGATGGACCAGGAGTCAAATGAAATAGGACGAATGTGTGATGGAGAAGTGGAACGGCGGGCGTCCCTGGGGGATAGGAATATGAGGCAGCACTACCTGAAGGTACTATGCACGGGTGTTGCCGAAATAAAGTATTTCATTAATGGTGTAAAAACAGAAAGGGACCGTCCCGAGAGCGGAACTGATAAGACAGAACCAACTGTTGAAGCGTTGGATGCAGCAAAATCTTATGCACGTTGTATTGTCGGAGCAGTGGCCCTGTCCGAAATCTATGGAGATCATTGTAAACTGCGGGAAGTAGTTGGGACAGTGGAATCAGAAGTGGACGCCAAATTAATGAAACATCTGGAGGCCCACGCAGGTGGGCGCGTAATGAATAAATGTGAAGGCATGAATCCGATCGCTCTAATGCTTGGTAAAGCACTTctgcaggaaaaaataaaacaatggACACAGGAAAAGAGGGACGCAAAGAGGGGCAAGGGGGAGGGATGGAGGGTTGGAATTTTGCGGGAAAGAATGGGAAGGTATTGTACTCGAAAGAACAATCCGCCTGCAGATAAATTGCAGGCGAAGAGGGAGCAGAGTTTACAGGAGAATAAAGGCAGTATGGTATCCTTCttaggaatgaaagaagatgACAAGAAGGACAGAACTGGTGGTTTGGGTATAGCTGATCTACTAGCAGATATAGATGGTAAATACAAATTAACGGAGAAAGACTTGGGGAAAGCATTGAAATCAGGAGTGCAGGGCGACGGTACTTTCCAAGTGGACAAGGCAATAGAGAATTTAACGAATGCATCTGAGGCAAAACTAA CTGAGGAATGCATGAAGGACAGCAGCAAGGAGTCATTTTGTGAGCGCCTaaaatgtgcagaaaaaCATTGGGAATTGACGAAACAGCAGAGCAACAAC GACAAATTCTGGGACAACTATGTCAATGACGAATTGCGCAATCTCTTTAATTGGGGAACTGATATTAATAGTCGCACCGCACGTGATAATTGCGACAAGGGCGATTCCCTAAATAGTGCAAATAAAGAAGCTTGCAAACACATTACAGCTAAATTAGAAGTTATGTACCGAAAGGCAAGTGGCAAACATCAATTATCTGATCAAATTATACATTGTCTTATGTTAAAAGCTTAtgctgaaaaattaaaagaacaagcaaagcaaaaaggatATTGTGACATACAACCTGGCATAACAAAAGCTTTTAGCGCAGCAGACGACATTAAAGAACAACATTGCATAAATAAGGAACTTTGCATTGTTTGCAACCTTGACGACTATGACAAACTTAAGGATTGCCCTATTGACAAAAATAAAGGGGACAAAGTAAAGTCTAAAGTGGAATCAATGCTCAACACCAACAGAAAAACGCAGGATCCCAAAATAGAACAAACCTTGGCTGAGTTCAATAAGGACAATTCCTTATGTGAACGTATACAATGCGCAGTGAACTGGTATAAGGACACCAAGACGAGTGGACAG GATGAACTTTGGACAACGCATGTCCAACAGCTGTGGACAGAACTGTCCGCAGCAATGACACAGAAGGGTACAgcagagaaagaagaatgtaaAACATTGCAAGATGGAAGTACGGCATCTCCTTCTGAGaagacggcatgcaaatatttgcatgccggcttaaaGCATCTGTATACGACGTCGCCGACAGGCGACGTCTTAAAGAACAACCAATCGTTGAGACaagcgatgggttgttttttacttcattcttatgcaaaaataatgaaagaaaaagcaattTGTAATATTGAAAAAGGGATAAGCAGAGCTTTCGAATTAGGAAAGAAACTCAGTAATGATAGTAATAATGCTAATTGCAGTGGTGCCAAGGGACCTTGTGTCCCTTGCAAATGGGATGAAAACATCCTTAGCACttgcaaaattaacacaaatggaagcGCTGACCCAGATTCGAAGGTTGAGGACAAATTGAAGGGCATcgtaaaggaaaacaatGACGCTGTGGTGGCAGCTGCACATAAAATGAATGAAGTGAAGGACTTATGTGATCGTGTCCAATGCATATCTGAAAGATGGTTAAAACAGAAACAAGCAAGCAATGGCAAAAGTGGTCAACCTCTGACAAAAAGGGactgg AAGGATGCATGGGAAGAAGTCAAAAAGGAAGCTGCCACACTTGGCGGCGCTCTCAAGGAGGCAACAtctaatgaagaaaaaaagaaaaaggttgaATCTTTCTGCAGCAGTATAAAGGACGATAAGGATGGAAAGGAGGCTTGCCTCCTTATAGCAGCCGGCTTAAGAAATCTCTACGACATCGAGGATAAGGGCAACAACTCTGTTGATGCATCGTTCCAAAGAACGATGCGTTGTGTTCTATTAAATGCCATTGCAGATAAAATGCGGAAAAAATTGCCATGTAGAGAGGAAAGGAGTGTATTGGAAGGGATAGATAAGGCATTTGAGAATAGtgcaaaaattaaggaaagtAACGGTTGCAGGGatgataaatgttttacGTGTGAGAGGTTTAGGGGCTATAAAAATTGCGCAATTAGAGAAAATAGCACCGAATTGGAAATAACGCcgttaaagaagaaaattgacCCACTCCTCAACGAAAATAAGGATgctagtagtagtagtagtagttcCTTAACGGTGGAATCTCTAACGAggaccatat GTGGTGGtcaatgcaaaaaaatgggtagTTTGTGTGGTCGTGCACAATGTGCAGGAGAGCAGTGGCTTGAAGACAGGGGAAAAGACAAGGATCAGCAAACTGACAGG AAGGAAATGTGGACCGAAGTCCAAAAGGAAGTCACCAACCTTGTCACAAAGGTATCTGACAATGGGGGCAGGGACACCGATACAGACAGTCTGTGTGATTCCGTTCAATGCCCCAATGATGGTGCAGCGGATTGTGTAAGCAAAACAACATGCAAACTTATTGTTAAAGCACTAAAGGACATACATCAAATCAAGAAAGAAGACGGATCCGCTTTTGAGGGGGTCAAATTGAATGACCGAATATTTAAATCTACCATGCGTTGTGTAGCACTCAATGCGTTTATACACACATTAAAGGAACATGCGAGAAAGGGTGGTTACGGCTGTGCTGtagagaaaggaataaaggagGCCTTCCTTAAGGGGGAGGAGCAGAATAATCTAAATAAGTGGTGTAAGGATAATGGCAATGAGGTTGGTTCATGTGAGCCGTGTGAGGAAAGATTGTGTTTTGGTACTAAAATTGGGAAGGATGATAAACTATGGTCCAAAGTGATGGAGAAGTTAAACACTGACTCCACCATCATCAACACCaaaatacaaccaacattatcagaaataaaagaaagggtCACCTTATGTGATCGCGTGAACTGCATAGCGAAGTGgtaccataaaaaaaagggacaggGGAAGGGACAG GAAAAATTCTGGAAGGAGGAGGTCAAGGCATTGTGGGATGAGTTGGCAGGAGCAATGAAGACAGATGGGGGTAACGGCACTAGTGGAAATGGATGTAATCAAATGGATGATAATGGGATTAATAGTACTAGGGATGCCACGAACCCCGaaaagacggcatgcaattatttgcatgccgcctTAAAACAACTGTACGAACCGAATGCTTCGCTGTCAACAGGAAACAGTGGTATCTTGTCGAAGGAacacccatcgtttagacgaacgatgggttgtttcttacttcatgcttatgcaaagaaaatgaaagacgAAGCGAAATGTGAAATAGAAGCAGGAATTAAGAAGGCTTTCAAAATTCGGGAAGATCTAATTGCTAATGGTAAATGCACGAACAGTAATGGTTCGTGCATTCAATGTAAATGGGATGAAAATTTGGACAAATGCAATGTGACCATTGACAAAACCTCTGTCAATGTAAAGACCAAAGTGGACCCAATACTCAAGGTCGATGAGCAAAACATGAAGACCGTCATTgaaaacataaataaaatgcaaaCCTTATGCGATTACATTAGATGCGCCGGACCCAGGTGGTTCAAAAACGGCATGCAGGGTACTACTAACAAGagttgg tgtgacttttgggagAAGGACGTCAAAACAGCACTGGAGATGATGTTCGAGAAGATCGATTCCGATGGAAAGGAGAACGATAATGCTGCATGCAATGattttggtgatggtaataaacatagtgttgaaagaaaagcatgtaatcatatcgcgGCAGGATTAAACTACATTAACAATATTCAAGGTATTGACAACGGCCAGTCGAATCCAACTGCAAAAGAAGATGAcaagttttttaaacaatctatgatgtgcgcagcacttaatttttatgcagatcaaataattaaaaagtcTCAAGataaatgtcccattgatgagataaaaataatagaaaTGTTCATTTATTGGAATGCAAATAATAAAACTTCGTGTCCAAACTCTGGTAGTGGTGGTAGTAATAATAACTGTTTCGTTTGTGATAGGGTAAAAGATTCGGACTTCAATTGCAAACTAAGTGTTGACAGCTCTTTAATTAGTACAACACCACCGTCACCACGAAGTGGACAAAATTGCCCTTCTAACGACGACAAAAAAGAAGtccaaaaacaaatgaacgaaCTCCTCGATAAAGAATCCAAGGTGGGTGGAACATTATCcaccataaataaaatgactaCTTTCTGCTCtgaactccaatgtgcagcCAAACAAtacggaaaaattaaaaaaggtacAGGCCCAAATAGAACAGTGACTTGG AACAACATCGAAGGTGACGCCAAGGGCGTCTTAAAGGAACTTATACAACATATGACGAAAGAACAGAGTCAATCGGACGTTCACAAATACTGCAATAATGACACTGAATGGAGTAAACTTGGCCATaaacaaagcaaaacaaataaagcagcttgtttactttttgctgcaggactgaagcacatttatggccGTCCCAACGGCCAAAAGAAGGGCCCTGTtaatggcccatcgtttgaacaaacgatgggttgtttatttcttaaagaatatgcaaaacaattaaaagaaatggcagaagaacaaaaaaagtataaggtACATCCTAAATGTAGTGTAGATGAGGGCATAAATCACGCTTTTAATGAAAGTGAAAACATTATGAAGAGTGTATTACCTCAGTGCGACAAGAATGGTAgtaataattcttgttttgtatgcacacaaaacgattataataattgccaaattggcaATACCAATGTAAAGACCAAAGTGGAATCAATCTTCCAAGACGAACCGAACAAAAAccatatggaaaaaacattagagaatacagtctgtcccatccttcttacggatctccttaccccttttcttcctttggctcctgtctctattggcctttctgctatggcttattacctttggaag tattttggtcctcttggtaaaggaggaccacgtttcagaagatctcctgctgaaattcttggtccatcagtacaggaacaagtccttgatcatgtgcaacaagatagttcacatgaatatcgattggtgaaggaacgaaaacctcgttctgctccaacgagaacgaaacgttctggtcccgtgaatcgccgcacgattattgaaattcattttgaagtgttggatgaatgtcaaaaaggggacacacagttgaaccaaaaggattttctggaacttttggttcaagagttcatgggatccgaatttatggaagaagaacaggttcctaaggaagaagttcttatggaaggggttcctatggaaagtattcctttggagcaggttccaatggaacgtgttccaagtttaggttccgggttactggtttaa
- a CDS encoding pantothenate kinase 2, putative — protein MGNTLGVECSYNQVGVTSILVKEKIKNNQEWTMNDVDARRGIFYLSEDTQAQVGTKEEIISHRKDHNFISDEGSQWKSEPSTPNGQYLQMQKDIYAYLLTIKHLIVGHLHLVVLCQDREKNEHLQIVPSKMGTHMEEPFNAYRHFLKDQSGVAQNKRNNQLLDDQIAQIYFFTIKISSLDEALSKCSQNTISKTVINFTGKRSGYLRNKFSKLKKINKLSYHEEVKCINRAIVFLTKYCPNSLYKFVREENTHVENRKKEEEEEEENKNGLREKYLSEMGEGHDVYPYLLVSVKRGITYHLINANNVVTRVGSCFISYKSVIGLFFLITGKHSSIERIFQLAKRGNRKTFDMSVGDIYGTSYGNAGLSSDLTASFFGNAQHIVDAKGLFARPTVQRDALGWGTDCDSFDSHSDDDCDGDYCADDPQETPHCAGGNRAQKIRTVVRNPLFHSHSDTDVPHEGGLTKRNIKNRRQKNILMVSRKCQSDLEVDPNLYSDGGFHGGRETTERLLFGGKISRKNGRKKKKSSKCYEHVRGEILNCRNDCVEGNAGEINQSDLNSKNGNDYQHVQANVLGEEELDEEEEPNKYECDLSRSLLSIVIFNAVQQAYIHSQLYNVKNVFFSGYLLDHSTCVGLLKVILNFMYHNIQQLHFCTFSSYMSSFGSALQCLRWDETIPFC, from the coding sequence ATGGGGAATACACTGGGTGTTGAATGCTCCTATAACCAAGTCGGCGTGACGAGCATTctggtgaaggaaaaaataaagaataaccAAGAATGGACAATGAACGATGTAGACGCGCGCCGAGGAATCTTCTACTTGAGTGAGGATACTCAGGCTCAGGTGGGaacgaaagaagaaattatttctcACAGAAAGGACCATAATTTCATCTCCGATGAAGGATCCCAATGGAAATCGGAACCATCCACCCCGAATGGGCAGTACCTCCAAATGCAGAAGGATATATATGCTTATCTGTTAACGATAAAGCATCTCATTGTGGGCCATTTACACCTGGTTGTACTGTGCCaagatagagaaaaaaacgaacaccTTCAAATTGTACCGTCAAAAATGGGTACCCACATGGAGGAACCATTCAATGCGTATCGTCATTTCCTGAAGGACCAATCGGGGGTAGCGCAAAATAAACGGAATAACCAATTACTGGATGATCAAATTGCGCagatttatttcttcaccaTAAAGATAAGTAGCTTGGATGAAGCTCTGTCCAAATGCTCACAGAACACAATCTCAAAGACGGTAATAAATTTTACCGGGAAGAGGAGTGGCTACCTTAGGAACAAGTTttccaaattaaaaaaaattaacaagtTGTCCTATCACGAAGAAGTAAAGTGCATCAATAGAGCAATTGTTTTTTTGACAAAGTATTGTCCGAATAGTTTGTACAAATTTGTGCGGGAGGAAAATACACATGtggaaaataggaaaaaggaggaggaggaggaagaagaaaataaaaatgggcTACGAGAAAAATACCTGAGCGAAATGGGAGAAGGTCATGATGTATACCCTTACCTACTCGTCAGTGTAAAAAGAGGAATCACTTACCATTTGATTAACGCAAACAATGTTGTTACGCGGGTTGGTTCATGTTTCATTTCGTACAAAAGTGTGATcggtttgttctttttaataacGGGAAAGCATTCCTCCATAGAAAGAATCTTTCAGCTAGCGAAACGTGGGAATAGAAAAACATTCGACATGTCCGTTGGGGACATTTATGGTACCTCCTATGGCAACGCCGGACTTAGTAGTGATTTGACTGCCTCTTTCTTTGGCAACGCACAGCACATAGTTGATGCTAAGGGATTGTTTGCACGTCCGACGGTGCAAAGGGATGCCTTGGGCTGGGGTACGGACTGTGACTCCTTCGATAGTCACAGCGACGATGACTGCGACGGTGATTATTGCGCAGATGATCCTCAGGAGACTCCCCACTGTGCCGGCGGGAACCGAGCACAGAAGATACGGACCGTGGTTAGAAATCCGCTCTTCCACTCTCACAGCGACACGGATGTTCCGCACGAGGGAGGCCTAACCAAacggaatataaaaaatagaaggcaaaaaaatatcctcatGGTGAGTAGGAAATGCCAAAGTGACCTCGAAGTGGACCCAAACCTCTACTCAGATGGGGGTTTCCATGGAGGGCGCGAAACAACTGAGCGTCTTCTGTTTGGTGGAAAAATTTCCAGGAAAAATggtaggaagaaaaaaaaatcctcaaAATGTTATGAACACGTCAGGGGGGAAATTTTGAACTGTCGAAACGACTGTGTGGAAGGTAACGCTGGCGAGATTAACCAATCCGATCTAAACAGTAAAAACGGGAATGATTACCAACACGTTCAGGCGAACGTTCtgggggaagaagaattagACGAAGAGGAGGAACCCAACAAATACGAATGTGACCTATCCAGATCGTTACTCTCGATCGTAATTTTTAACGCAGTCCAACAGGCTTACATTCACAGCCAACTGTACAATGTTaagaacgtttttttttcgggcTATCTCCTTGACCATTCCACTTGCGTGGGACTCCTGAAAGTGATTCTGAATTTTATGTACCATAATATACAGCAGCTCCATTTTTGTACGTTTTCTTCGTACATGAGCAGTTTTGGTAGCGCCCTGCAGTGCCTACGTTGGGACGAGACCATCCCTTTTTGCTAA